The following coding sequences are from one Campylobacter sp. RM16187 window:
- a CDS encoding FoF1 ATP synthase subunit B' yields MLQVDLPLVILTAAVFIGLIIILNSILYQPLINFIDSRNEAIKNDEESAVRNTSDLSVHEAEIEQIIMSARNEAGKIKQEALNAAKESAAKIIEQKRATLEADYEAFMQNLQTQKNEFKSDLITRLPDLKSVLRTKLAKI; encoded by the coding sequence ATGTTACAAGTCGATTTGCCATTGGTAATTCTAACGGCAGCAGTTTTTATAGGACTTATCATTATTTTAAATTCAATCCTCTATCAACCTCTTATTAATTTTATTGATTCGAGAAATGAGGCCATTAAAAATGATGAAGAGAGTGCCGTTAGAAATACAAGCGATCTTAGTGTTCATGAGGCTGAGATTGAGCAGATAATTATGTCTGCTAGAAACGAAGCCGGAAAAATCAAACAAGAGGCTTTAAATGCGGCAAAAGAGAGTGCAGCCAAAATAATAGAGCAAAAGCGCGCTACTTTAGAGGCTGATTATGAGGCATTTATGCAAAATTTGCAGACTCAAAAAAATGAGTTTAAGTCTGATTTGATTACTAGGTTGCCTGATCTTAAGAGTGTTCTTAGAACAAAATTGGCAAAAATTTAA
- a CDS encoding F0F1 ATP synthase subunit B has protein sequence MKKFYLILLVPFFALASESSEHSYDIVARILNFLMFFGILYYFIATPVKNAYKARIESIAIRLDNIQKKLRESKAKKNDALRRVEEAKSNAISLIETSRKEALLLCEKIKAETNQELLSLEKSFQEQKEFERRRAVKNVVVEILNEVFESDSLKIDKNELVNIVLKKVG, from the coding sequence ATGAAGAAATTTTATCTTATTTTGCTTGTTCCGTTTTTTGCTTTAGCCAGCGAATCTAGTGAGCACAGCTATGATATAGTGGCAAGAATTCTAAACTTTTTAATGTTTTTTGGAATCTTGTATTACTTTATAGCCACTCCTGTTAAAAATGCTTATAAAGCTAGAATTGAAAGTATAGCGATTAGACTTGACAATATTCAAAAGAAGTTAAGAGAGTCAAAGGCTAAAAAGAACGATGCGCTTAGAAGAGTCGAAGAGGCTAAAAGCAATGCTATAAGCCTTATAGAGACTTCTAGAAAAGAGGCTTTGTTGTTATGTGAAAAGATAAAAGCAGAGACTAATCAAGAGCTTTTAAGCCTTGAAAAGAGCTTCCAAGAACAAAAAGAATTTGAAAGAAGACGTGCCGTAAAAAACGTTGTAGTTGAAATTTTAAATGAAGTTTTTGAAAGCGATAGCCTTAAAATCGATAAAAACGAACTTGTTAATATTGTTCTTAAAAAGGTTGGCTAA
- a CDS encoding F0F1 ATP synthase subunit delta has translation MKELIAKKYVKALMADLNRDDLEKFISDLDVVVSAFNINKFRNIITSPSVKNDKKIDLVLSFLSSNNSKIINFIKLLGENKRLDILPDILNELAVQKAQMDNIFRGTIYGNFEIDQSQITELEKSFSKRFNAKIMLEAVKSDYNGIKIELDDLGVEASLSMDRLKSQMTEYILKAI, from the coding sequence ATGAAAGAGTTGATAGCAAAAAAATATGTAAAAGCTTTAATGGCTGATCTTAACAGAGATGATCTTGAGAAATTTATAAGCGATCTAGATGTTGTTGTAAGTGCATTTAATATTAATAAATTTAGAAACATTATAACTTCTCCTAGTGTAAAAAATGATAAGAAAATCGATCTTGTATTATCTTTTTTAAGTAGTAATAATTCTAAAATTATAAATTTTATCAAGCTTTTAGGCGAGAATAAAAGGCTTGATATCTTGCCTGATATACTTAATGAGCTTGCAGTGCAAAAAGCTCAAATGGATAATATTTTCCGTGGCACAATCTATGGAAATTTTGAGATTGATCAATCTCAAATTACTGAGCTTGAAAAAAGCTTTTCTAAAAGATTTAATGCAAAAATCATGTTAGAAGCTGTAAAAAGCGATTATAACGGTATAAAAATAGAGTTGGACGATTTGGGTGTGGAGGCTAGTCTTTCGATGGATAGACTTAAATCTCAAATGACTGAATATATATTAAAAGCAATTTAA
- the atpA gene encoding F0F1 ATP synthase subunit alpha has product MGATKIKADEISAIIKERIENFDLSVDVEETGKVISVADGVANVYGLKNVMAGEMVEFESGEKGMALNLEESSVGIVILGKTDNIKEGSSVKRLARLLRVPVGDALIGRVVNSLGEPIDAKGPIDASETRFVEEKAKGIMARKSVHEPLQTGIKAIDALVPIGRGQRELIIGDRQTGKTTVAIDTIINQKGQDVICIYVAIGQKQSTVAQVVKKLEEYGAMDYTIVVNAGASDAAALQYLAPYAGVTMGEYFRDNSRHALIIYDDLSKHAVAYREMSLILRRPPGREAYPGDVFYLHSRLLERASKLNDKLGGGSLTALPIIETQAGDVSAYIPTNVISITDGQIFLESDLFNSGIRPAINVGLSVSRVGGAAQIKAIKQVSGNLRLDLAQYRELQAFAQFASDLDESSRRQLERGQRMVEILKQPPYSPLPVENQVVLIFAGAKGYLDDISVSAINKFESELYPYIEAKYPEIFDQIRTKKVLDKEIEELLHKALKDFKATFAAN; this is encoded by the coding sequence GTGGGTGCAACGAAAATAAAAGCGGATGAAATTAGCGCTATCATCAAGGAAAGAATCGAAAATTTCGATCTTAGTGTTGATGTTGAAGAGACAGGTAAAGTTATCTCGGTAGCAGATGGAGTTGCGAATGTTTATGGTCTAAAAAACGTTATGGCTGGCGAGATGGTTGAGTTTGAGAGCGGTGAAAAAGGTATGGCTCTTAACTTGGAAGAGAGCAGTGTCGGTATAGTTATCCTTGGTAAAACTGATAACATTAAAGAGGGAAGTTCGGTAAAACGTTTAGCTAGACTTCTTCGTGTCCCTGTGGGTGATGCCCTTATAGGACGTGTTGTAAACTCTCTTGGCGAGCCAATAGACGCAAAAGGTCCGATTGACGCTAGTGAGACAAGATTCGTCGAAGAAAAAGCAAAAGGTATCATGGCTAGAAAATCTGTTCATGAGCCGCTTCAAACAGGTATTAAAGCTATTGACGCACTTGTTCCAATCGGACGTGGACAACGCGAGCTTATCATTGGTGACCGCCAAACAGGTAAAACCACCGTAGCAATCGATACTATCATCAATCAAAAAGGCCAAGATGTAATTTGTATATACGTTGCTATCGGACAAAAACAATCAACAGTTGCTCAGGTTGTTAAAAAGCTTGAAGAATACGGTGCAATGGATTATACGATAGTTGTAAATGCCGGCGCATCAGATGCTGCGGCGCTTCAATACCTTGCTCCTTATGCGGGTGTAACTATGGGCGAGTATTTCCGTGACAACTCACGTCACGCGCTAATCATTTATGATGACCTTTCAAAGCACGCCGTAGCATACCGCGAAATGTCACTTATCCTTCGCCGCCCTCCGGGTCGTGAAGCATATCCGGGTGACGTTTTCTACCTTCATTCAAGACTTCTTGAGCGCGCAAGTAAGTTAAATGACAAGCTAGGTGGCGGATCTCTTACTGCGCTTCCTATCATCGAGACTCAAGCCGGTGACGTTTCTGCGTATATCCCGACAAACGTTATTTCTATTACGGACGGTCAAATTTTCCTTGAGTCGGATCTATTTAACTCAGGTATTCGCCCTGCGATTAACGTTGGTCTATCTGTTTCTCGTGTCGGTGGTGCTGCTCAGATTAAAGCTATTAAACAAGTTTCCGGTAACTTAAGACTTGACCTTGCGCAATACCGCGAGCTTCAAGCGTTTGCTCAGTTTGCGAGCGATCTTGACGAGAGCTCAAGAAGACAGCTTGAACGCGGTCAAAGAATGGTTGAGATCTTAAAACAACCTCCATATAGTCCTCTTCCTGTAGAAAATCAAGTAGTTCTTATTTTTGCTGGTGCCAAGGGTTATTTAGATGATATTTCTGTAAGTGCAATCAATAAGTTTGAATCAGAACTATATCCTTATATAGAGGCGAAATATCCTGAAATTTTTGATCAGATTAGAACAAAAAAAGTACTTGATAAAGAGATTGAAGAGCTTTTACATAAGGCACTAAAAGACTTTAAAGCGACATTTGCTGCTAACTAA
- the atpG gene encoding ATP synthase F1 subunit gamma has protein sequence MSNLKDIKRKIKSVQNTQKTTRAMKLVSTAKLRKAEDVARHSRVYALKINEVLSEIAYKINQYGSVDSESKFFNTKNSVEKVDIIFVTADKGLCGGFNIQTIKTVRNMINEFKAKKVKIRLRAIGKKGIEFFNFQGIELLKTYVGYSSSPTYEKAQEVIKEAIDDFINGVTDKVILVHNGYNNMISQQIRINDIVPVEPPKIVEVETNSLMEFEPSDDDGKILDELLKKYFEYSMYYALVDSLAAEHSARMQAMDNATNNAKERVRELNLAYNKARQQSITTELIEIISGVESMK, from the coding sequence ATGTCAAATTTAAAAGATATAAAACGAAAGATCAAAAGCGTTCAGAACACTCAAAAGACAACGCGTGCGATGAAGCTTGTTTCTACTGCTAAACTTAGAAAAGCGGAAGATGTGGCTCGTCACTCTAGAGTATATGCGCTTAAGATCAATGAAGTTTTATCAGAGATTGCATATAAGATCAATCAATACGGCTCTGTTGATTCGGAGAGTAAATTCTTTAACACTAAAAATAGTGTAGAGAAGGTTGATATTATCTTTGTAACAGCTGATAAAGGGCTTTGCGGAGGCTTTAATATTCAGACTATCAAAACCGTTAGAAATATGATAAATGAATTTAAGGCCAAAAAAGTTAAGATCAGGCTAAGGGCCATTGGCAAAAAAGGAATAGAATTCTTTAACTTCCAAGGCATAGAGCTTCTTAAAACTTATGTCGGATATAGCTCATCTCCTACTTACGAGAAGGCTCAAGAAGTCATAAAAGAGGCTATTGATGATTTTATAAACGGAGTTACCGATAAGGTTATTTTAGTTCATAACGGCTACAACAATATGATATCTCAGCAAATTCGCATAAATGATATTGTGCCTGTTGAGCCGCCTAAAATAGTTGAGGTTGAGACTAACTCTTTAATGGAATTTGAGCCTAGCGATGATGACGGTAAAATTTTAGATGAACTACTTAAAAAATATTTTGAGTATAGTATGTATTATGCGCTTGTTGACTCTCTTGCAGCTGAGCACAGTGCTAGAATGCAGGCGATGGATAATGCAACAAATAACGCAAAAGAGCGTGTTAGAGAGCTGAATCTGGCTTATAATAAGGCTAGACAACAGTCTATTACCACTGAGCTTATCGAGATCATCAGTGGCGTTGAATCAATGAAATAA
- the atpD gene encoding F0F1 ATP synthase subunit beta gives MKGIISQVMGPVVDVDFSEYLPKINEAIEVNFEVEGKKNKLVLEVAAHLGDNRVRTIAMDMSEGLTRGLEATALGAPITVPVGEKVLGRIFNVIGDLIDEGEELNFDKRWSIHRDPPPFEEQSTKSEIFETGIKVVDLLAPYAKGGKVGLFGGAGVGKTVIIMELIHNVAFKHSGYSVFAGVGERTREGNDLYHEMKESNVLDKVALCYGQMNEPPGARNRIALTGLTMAEYFRDEMGLDVLMFIDNIFRFSQSGSEMSALLGRIPSAVGYQPTLASEMGKFQERITSTKKGSITSVQAVYVPADDLTDPAPATVFAHLDATTVLNRAIAEKGIYPAVDPLDSTSRMLDPQILGQEHYKVARGVQAVLQKYKDLQDIIAILGMDELSEEDKVTVDRARKIERFLSQPFFVAEVFTGSPGKYVSLEESIAGFKGILDGKYDDLPEAAFYMVGNIDEVMQKAEKLKG, from the coding sequence ATGAAAGGTATTATTTCTCAAGTAATGGGACCTGTCGTTGATGTCGATTTTAGCGAGTATTTGCCAAAAATCAACGAGGCCATTGAGGTAAATTTTGAAGTGGAAGGTAAGAAGAATAAGCTTGTTCTTGAAGTTGCCGCTCACCTTGGAGATAACCGCGTACGAACCATTGCTATGGATATGAGTGAAGGTCTTACTAGGGGTTTGGAAGCTACTGCTCTTGGAGCGCCTATTACTGTACCGGTTGGTGAGAAAGTTTTGGGAAGAATTTTTAACGTTATCGGCGACTTGATTGACGAAGGTGAAGAATTAAATTTTGATAAGAGATGGTCTATACACCGTGATCCTCCTCCGTTTGAAGAGCAAAGCACAAAGAGTGAAATTTTTGAAACAGGCATCAAAGTAGTTGACCTTCTTGCTCCTTATGCAAAAGGTGGTAAAGTTGGACTATTTGGTGGTGCTGGTGTTGGTAAGACGGTTATTATTATGGAGCTTATTCACAACGTTGCGTTTAAACATAGCGGTTATTCTGTGTTTGCAGGCGTTGGAGAGAGAACTCGTGAAGGAAACGACCTTTATCACGAGATGAAAGAATCCAACGTTTTGGATAAAGTTGCCTTATGCTATGGCCAGATGAATGAGCCACCGGGGGCAAGAAACAGAATCGCGCTAACAGGTCTAACGATGGCTGAGTATTTCCGTGATGAGATGGGGCTTGACGTTCTTATGTTTATTGACAACATCTTTAGATTCTCTCAATCAGGTTCAGAGATGTCAGCGCTTCTTGGACGTATTCCTTCAGCCGTTGGTTATCAGCCTACACTTGCAAGCGAAATGGGTAAATTCCAAGAGAGAATTACATCGACCAAAAAAGGCTCAATTACATCCGTTCAGGCTGTTTATGTTCCGGCAGACGACCTTACAGACCCTGCTCCTGCGACAGTTTTTGCTCACCTTGATGCTACTACGGTTCTTAACCGTGCTATTGCAGAGAAGGGAATTTATCCTGCGGTTGACCCGCTTGACTCAACTTCACGTATGCTTGATCCGCAAATTTTAGGACAAGAGCACTATAAAGTTGCACGCGGTGTTCAGGCTGTTTTACAAAAATATAAAGACTTGCAAGATATTATTGCGATTCTTGGTATGGATGAGCTTAGCGAAGAGGATAAAGTTACAGTTGATAGAGCAAGAAAGATAGAAAGATTCTTGTCTCAGCCATTCTTCGTGGCTGAAGTCTTTACAGGAAGTCCCGGAAAATATGTAAGCCTAGAAGAGAGCATTGCTGGCTTTAAAGGAATTTTAGATGGTAAATATGACGATCTTCCTGAGGCAGCGTTTTATATGGTTGGAAATATAGACGAGGTAATGCAAAAAGCTGAAAAACTTAAAGGCTAA
- the atpC gene encoding ATP synthase F1 subunit epsilon: MNKLHLEIVTPEGLVFSNDVKSVVLPGSEGEFGVLPGHASLISLLKAGLVDIENEDKNHDIVAINWGYVKIDEGKAVVLADGAVYVSGSSESELAHSLEKAKELIQSMSSETNAFAATVAKLDSMARAK; this comes from the coding sequence ATGAATAAATTACATTTAGAGATTGTGACGCCTGAAGGACTTGTTTTTTCAAATGATGTTAAAAGCGTGGTTTTGCCTGGAAGCGAAGGAGAATTCGGCGTTTTGCCGGGACACGCCTCTTTGATATCGCTATTAAAAGCGGGTCTTGTAGATATAGAAAACGAAGATAAAAATCACGATATCGTAGCTATAAATTGGGGATATGTGAAAATTGATGAAGGCAAGGCGGTTGTGCTTGCAGATGGTGCAGTATATGTATCAGGAAGCTCTGAGAGTGAGTTAGCTCACTCTCTTGAAAAGGCAAAAGAGCTTATTCAGAGCATGAGCAGTGAGACAAATGCATTTGCGGCAACAGTTGCAAAACTTGATAGTATGGCGAGAGCTAAATAG
- a CDS encoding MotA/TolQ/ExbB proton channel family protein, giving the protein MAGLDIFLNYYSRSSFITIFVLAWLSLYFIISFTILFSRMVELALWKKKEQNALESLFMGSKVISNDSSLKRCASGKICKEKLGICISMAEKNATSGVTWLGIIASTSPFIGLFGTVVAILETFSKLGQGGNSSLGVIAPAISEALVATGAGIFVAIPAYTFSLLLKRKAYELMSIVRREADMLIANKEES; this is encoded by the coding sequence GTGGCAGGTCTTGATATATTTTTAAATTATTATTCAAGAAGTAGCTTTATAACTATTTTTGTTCTTGCTTGGCTATCGCTATATTTTATTATAAGTTTTACCATACTTTTTTCTCGTATGGTAGAACTTGCCTTATGGAAAAAAAAAGAGCAAAATGCTTTAGAATCACTGTTTATGGGTTCTAAAGTAATTTCAAACGATTCTTCTTTAAAAAGATGTGCCTCCGGTAAAATTTGTAAAGAAAAACTTGGTATTTGTATAAGTATGGCGGAAAAAAATGCCACAAGCGGTGTTACTTGGCTTGGGATTATTGCATCTACATCGCCTTTTATTGGGCTTTTTGGCACAGTTGTGGCAATACTTGAGACCTTTTCAAAGCTTGGACAAGGAGGAAATTCGTCCCTTGGAGTAATAGCACCCGCCATATCCGAAGCTCTTGTAGCTACAGGAGCAGGTATTTTTGTCGCAATTCCTGCATATACCTTTAGTTTGCTTCTCAAAAGAAAGGCGTATGAGCTTATGAGTATTGTTAGAAGAGAAGCTGATATGTTAATCGCAAACAAAGAAGAGAGCTAA
- a CDS encoding biopolymer transporter ExbD, with protein MINLEETPELNITPLVDIMLVLLAILMVTTPTLVYEEQIVLPDGSKTKTLSAEQKDLTVIVDAQRKVRIDQSTMSLQELPDNIALLSAKYDKNSAVYIKADKNLLYDDVMFVLKSIKNAGFSKVALQTNG; from the coding sequence ATGATAAATCTCGAAGAGACCCCAGAGCTTAATATCACCCCTTTGGTTGATATTATGCTTGTTTTGCTCGCGATACTTATGGTGACTACTCCGACTCTTGTGTATGAAGAGCAGATAGTTTTGCCTGACGGATCCAAGACGAAAACACTCTCGGCTGAGCAAAAGGATCTAACTGTTATAGTGGATGCTCAAAGAAAAGTTAGAATAGATCAAAGCACTATGAGCCTTCAAGAGTTGCCTGATAATATAGCTCTTTTAAGTGCGAAATATGATAAAAATTCAGCTGTTTATATAAAGGCTGATAAAAATTTACTATATGATGATGTTATGTTTGTATTAAAAAGTATCAAAAATGCCGGATTCTCAAAGGTAGCACTCCAAACGAATGGATAA
- a CDS encoding TonB C-terminal domain-containing protein, producing the protein MDKILEPKFNTFSYFILSFILYISIVSGIFIKLTYFRSEEPKKYTDTKDAFMDIMIVEREQDIVVKAPEKKEEVVKVEEPEKKIEEVKEELKLDTTNKPLEPEVKPEPEIVQKTEEPSLKDLFKDINISKLKDDKVVKKTESLKEQSRKKPEKNQSQNSQKKASDVINALKLDKVAKAPKTQMTGEYHPYFGQIERILQAKWSAYKADSNDNAEVEISIDLSGNFSYDIKKLSYNSEFNDKVREFLQSMTFEKFPPSELGRTVTLKTTLVDKIE; encoded by the coding sequence ATGGATAAAATTTTAGAGCCAAAATTTAATACTTTTAGCTACTTTATACTCTCTTTTATTCTGTATATTTCTATTGTGAGCGGTATTTTTATAAAACTTACGTATTTTAGAAGCGAAGAACCTAAAAAATATACCGATACAAAAGATGCCTTTATGGATATTATGATAGTTGAGCGTGAGCAAGATATAGTAGTAAAGGCTCCTGAAAAAAAAGAAGAAGTGGTAAAAGTAGAGGAGCCTGAAAAAAAGATTGAAGAAGTTAAAGAGGAGCTAAAGCTAGATACTACAAACAAACCTTTAGAGCCAGAGGTAAAGCCAGAGCCTGAAATTGTCCAAAAAACAGAAGAGCCGAGCCTAAAGGATCTTTTTAAGGATATAAACATATCTAAGCTTAAAGACGATAAAGTTGTAAAAAAGACCGAGTCTTTAAAAGAGCAGAGCAGAAAAAAGCCTGAAAAAAATCAATCTCAAAACTCTCAAAAAAAGGCAAGCGATGTTATAAATGCATTAAAACTTGATAAAGTAGCGAAAGCTCCTAAAACGCAAATGACAGGCGAATATCACCCTTATTTCGGGCAGATTGAAAGAATTTTGCAGGCAAAATGGAGTGCTTATAAAGCTGATTCAAACGATAATGCTGAAGTTGAAATTAGTATAGATTTGAGTGGAAATTTTAGTTATGATATTAAAAAATTATCATATAATAGCGAATTTAATGACAAGGTCAGGGAATTTTTACAAAGTATGACCTTTGAAAAATTTCCGCCTTCCGAGTTAGGAAGGACGGTTACTCTTAAAACCACACTGGTAGATAAAATAGAATAA
- the tolB gene encoding Tol-Pal system protein TolB — MKKIILILSFALGLFAADATISIINKGMVLPKIVLQDATTMVSDQAFKNRFHKIMLGDLKVSSDFEVVDEYITSSYEGDSDTNVMSHKNAQLIFRYALEGLPNTSLVLRVKLINAKTATTQYERIYTMNDGAKFPFLAHKAIVELVNELKMPPVNWMEKFIVFSKSTGSKQSEIVVADYTLTYQKVLVRGGLNIFPKWAGADQKAFYYSDYSGSKIILYKFDIATGQKTKILDTKGGMLVASDVSQSGDKMLLTMAPQDQPDIYLYDLNSKRLSQVTNYTGIDVNGNFVDNDTKVVFVSDRLGYPNIFSQNIGGGAVEQMVYHGKNNNSVSTYQNYIVYSSRENEKSDFGTRDFNIYMISTKTDYIRQLTASGKNLYPRFSSDGQSVVFIKELGGQSSLGIIRINENRSFQFPLKIGRIQSIDW, encoded by the coding sequence ATGAAAAAAATTATTTTGATACTGAGTTTTGCTTTAGGCTTATTTGCCGCCGACGCTACCATATCTATTATAAATAAAGGCATGGTTTTGCCTAAAATAGTGCTTCAAGATGCTACGACTATGGTTTCTGATCAGGCATTTAAAAACAGATTCCATAAGATTATGTTAGGCGATTTAAAGGTAAGCTCTGATTTTGAAGTAGTAGATGAGTATATAACTAGTAGCTATGAGGGAGATTCTGATACGAATGTTATGAGTCACAAAAACGCTCAGTTGATTTTTAGATACGCTCTTGAGGGTTTGCCAAACACATCTCTTGTCTTAAGAGTTAAGCTAATAAATGCTAAAACCGCGACCACTCAATATGAGAGAATTTACACTATGAATGACGGTGCTAAATTTCCATTTTTGGCGCATAAGGCAATAGTCGAGCTTGTAAATGAGCTTAAGATGCCTCCTGTAAATTGGATGGAAAAATTTATAGTTTTTTCCAAATCTACAGGATCTAAACAGAGCGAAATTGTAGTGGCTGACTATACTTTAACCTATCAAAAGGTGCTTGTTAGGGGAGGGCTTAATATATTCCCTAAATGGGCGGGAGCCGATCAGAAAGCATTTTATTATTCAGACTACAGCGGCTCTAAAATAATTTTATATAAATTTGATATAGCAACAGGTCAAAAAACTAAAATTTTAGATACTAAAGGCGGTATGCTTGTGGCTTCTGACGTTAGCCAAAGTGGCGATAAGATGCTTCTTACTATGGCGCCTCAAGATCAACCAGATATCTATCTATATGATTTAAATTCCAAAAGACTTTCCCAGGTAACAAACTACACAGGTATAGATGTAAATGGAAATTTTGTAGATAATGATACTAAGGTAGTTTTCGTATCCGACAGATTGGGTTATCCGAATATTTTTTCACAAAATATAGGCGGAGGTGCTGTTGAGCAGATGGTATATCACGGCAAAAACAATAACTCAGTAAGCACATATCAAAACTATATAGTTTATTCAAGTAGAGAGAATGAAAAGAGTGATTTTGGAACCAGAGATTTTAATATCTATATGATTTCAACCAAAACAGACTATATAAGACAACTTACTGCAAGCGGTAAAAATCTATATCCTAGATTTTCTAGCGATGGACAAAGCGTAGTATTTATTAAAGAGCTTGGCGGTCAAAGTTCACTAGGAATAATACGCATAAATGAAAATAGGAGCTTTCAGTTTCCTTTAAAGATAGGCAGAATACAGTCTATCGATTGGTAA
- a CDS encoding OmpA family protein yields MKKVALASAVVAALLMSGCSSKAPEVDMSADSKQGSASTMGSSDSMMSASDKLQQLISMVEGHVKNVYFDFDKFNIKSDMQSVVNMNASVFNHADAKNLTIKVEGNCDEWGSDEYNYALGLKRAKATKDALVKQGVAADRITVVSYGESNPVCTDKTKACDAQNRRAEFKVLP; encoded by the coding sequence ATGAAAAAAGTAGCTTTAGCTTCTGCTGTTGTCGCAGCTTTACTAATGAGTGGTTGTAGCTCAAAAGCCCCTGAGGTTGATATGAGTGCTGATTCTAAACAAGGTAGCGCATCTACTATGGGTTCTAGCGATAGCATGATGAGTGCTAGCGATAAATTACAACAACTAATATCTATGGTTGAAGGACATGTTAAAAACGTATATTTTGATTTTGATAAATTTAATATCAAAAGCGATATGCAATCAGTTGTAAATATGAATGCTAGCGTATTTAACCATGCAGATGCAAAAAATTTAACTATTAAAGTTGAAGGAAACTGCGACGAGTGGGGAAGTGATGAGTATAACTATGCTCTTGGTCTAAAAAGAGCGAAGGCTACAAAAGACGCTCTTGTAAAACAAGGTGTTGCTGCTGATAGAATTACTGTTGTTAGTTATGGGGAGAGCAATCCTGTTTGTACAGATAAAACAAAAGCTTGCGACGCACAAAATAGACGTGCCGAATTCAAAGTTCTTCCATAA
- a CDS encoding tetratricopeptide repeat protein — protein MINLKKLATLSFGVAILYSAEISVFDAGNLDSTNPYGLTDSEKVLLKNKQRVENLSRNMGDVESSLSGAQERIEGLQSIMDGINERISRLEKRINDLEAQTINKEDSLKNDLEVLKKYSEETRAIQETNNKKITKTLKDLGTLIDKSNAAKEESKSTKNKSEESNKQTSADFTKQKIQDVAADAKKLFDEGKLDEAKDRYEFLITKGHKPAAANFYLGEISYKQKAYNNAIKYYQQSITLYDKADYIPKLLYHTAISFDKINDTQSANRFYKALKLGYPESKEAKASPDR, from the coding sequence ATGATAAATTTAAAAAAATTAGCGACTCTGTCTTTTGGAGTCGCTATTTTATACTCTGCTGAAATTTCAGTATTTGATGCCGGTAATTTAGATAGCACAAACCCTTATGGTCTAACCGATAGTGAAAAAGTTCTGCTTAAAAATAAGCAACGCGTAGAAAATTTAAGCAGAAACATGGGTGATGTAGAGTCTAGTTTAAGCGGGGCACAGGAGAGAATTGAAGGTCTGCAAAGTATTATGGACGGCATTAATGAGCGAATATCCAGGTTAGAAAAACGCATAAACGATCTTGAAGCCCAAACAATAAATAAAGAAGATAGTCTAAAAAACGATCTTGAAGTTCTAAAAAAATACTCTGAAGAGACTAGAGCGATTCAGGAAACCAATAATAAAAAAATTACAAAAACTCTTAAAGACCTCGGCACACTTATAGATAAATCAAATGCAGCTAAAGAGGAGTCAAAATCTACGAAAAACAAGTCTGAAGAGTCAAATAAACAGACTTCAGCAGATTTTACTAAGCAAAAAATTCAAGATGTCGCAGCTGATGCTAAGAAGCTTTTTGATGAAGGAAAGCTGGATGAAGCTAAGGATAGATATGAATTTTTGATAACAAAAGGTCATAAGCCGGCTGCCGCAAATTTTTATCTTGGCGAAATTTCATATAAACAAAAAGCATACAATAATGCCATAAAATATTATCAACAAAGTATAACTCTTTACGATAAGGCTGATTATATACCAAAACTATTATATCATACTGCGATTAGTTTTGATAAGATTAATGATACTCAAAGTGCAAATCGATTTTATAAAGCATTGAAATTAGGCTATCCTGAAAGTAAAGAAGCCAAAGCCTCTCCTGATAGATAA